The following coding sequences lie in one Devosia litorisediminis genomic window:
- the hisF gene encoding imidazole glycerol phosphate synthase subunit HisF, giving the protein MTLKTRLIPCLDVMDGRVVKGVNFVDLRDAGDPVEAAMAYDAAGADELTFLDITATHEGRDTILDVVARTAEHCFMPLTVGGGVRSIDDIRKLLLAGADKVAINSAAVNDPDFIARAADKFGNQCIVVSVDAKQRLTQAVGGDNVSAWEIFTHGGRKPTGVDAVEFAARMVERGAGELLVTSMDRDGTKSGFDLELTRTIADTVAVPVIASGGVGSLQDLVDGVVDGHASAVLAASIFHFGTFTIPQAKQYLADHGVAVRMDRPA; this is encoded by the coding sequence GTGACCCTCAAGACTCGCCTTATTCCCTGCCTCGATGTCATGGACGGCCGTGTCGTCAAGGGCGTCAACTTTGTCGATCTGCGCGATGCCGGTGACCCGGTCGAGGCGGCCATGGCCTATGACGCCGCGGGTGCTGACGAGCTGACCTTTCTCGACATCACCGCCACCCATGAGGGGCGCGACACCATTCTGGACGTTGTCGCCCGTACCGCCGAACACTGCTTCATGCCTCTCACTGTGGGCGGTGGGGTGCGTAGCATTGACGATATCCGCAAGCTGCTGCTGGCCGGGGCCGACAAGGTGGCTATCAATTCCGCCGCCGTGAACGATCCCGATTTCATCGCCCGCGCGGCCGACAAGTTCGGCAATCAGTGCATCGTGGTTTCGGTCGATGCCAAGCAGCGCCTGACCCAGGCCGTGGGCGGCGACAATGTTTCGGCCTGGGAAATCTTCACCCATGGTGGCCGCAAGCCGACCGGCGTCGACGCCGTCGAATTTGCCGCCCGCATGGTCGAGCGGGGCGCGGGCGAATTGCTGGTGACCTCGATGGATCGCGACGGCACCAAGTCCGGCTTTGATCTCGAGCTGACCCGCACCATTGCCGACACTGTGGCCGTGCCGGTGATCGCATCGGGGGGCGTGGGATCGCTGCAGGATCTGGTCGATGGTGTGGTTGATGGCCATGCCAGCGCCGTGCTGGCCGCCTCGATCTTCCATTTCGGCACCTTCACCATTCCCCAGGCCAAGCAATATCTGGCCGATCATGGCGTTGCCGTGCGCATGGACCGCCCGGCCTAA
- a CDS encoding phosphoribosyl-ATP diphosphatase, which produces MTLDDLDARLALRAAAAPEDSYTAKLLSRGIEKCAQKLGEEATEAVIAAVTANKPELVKESADVLYHLLVVLRAAGVPLADVMAELDARTAQSGLAEKAARQYQPGQDQG; this is translated from the coding sequence ATGACCCTGGACGATCTCGACGCCCGCCTCGCCCTGCGTGCAGCTGCCGCACCCGAGGACAGCTACACCGCCAAACTGCTCAGCCGCGGTATTGAAAAATGCGCGCAGAAGCTGGGTGAGGAAGCCACCGAAGCGGTGATCGCCGCGGTCACCGCCAACAAGCCCGAACTGGTCAAGGAGAGCGCCGACGTGCTCTATCACCTGCTCGTTGTACTGCGCGCTGCCGGGGTGCCGTTGGCGGATGTGATGGCCGAGCTTGATGCCCGCACGGCCCAGTCGGGCCTGGCCGAAAAGGCCGCCCGCCAATATCAACCCGGTCAGGATCAGGGCTGA
- the coaA gene encoding type I pantothenate kinase: MAKRKPVLAPYHHFTKAQWGALRADEPMTLTREDISRLRTLSDPISLEEAEETYLPLTRLLSFYVEAIQNLHSVSTRFLETRDHKVPFIIGVAGSVAVGKSTTARILQALLQRWPASPKVDLVTTDGFLHPNAELEKRGIMARKGFPESYDRARFVQFLADIKSGKTNVKVPVYSHMVYDVVPDSEVTIEQPDILIVEGLNILQPGELPKNGAPILFASDFIDFSIYIDAEVDDLEAWFMERFFRLRETAFKDPTSFFRRFAEMSEEEAGEFGRMVWRTINLPNLLDNVLPTRGRADLILKKGKSHHIEDVKLRRV, translated from the coding sequence ATGGCCAAGCGCAAGCCGGTCCTGGCGCCGTATCACCATTTCACCAAGGCGCAATGGGGGGCCCTGCGCGCCGACGAACCCATGACGCTGACCCGCGAAGACATTTCGCGTCTGCGCACACTGAGCGATCCGATCTCGCTTGAAGAGGCCGAAGAGACCTATCTGCCGCTGACGCGTCTGCTCTCATTCTATGTCGAGGCGATCCAGAACCTGCACTCGGTCTCGACCCGTTTTCTCGAAACCCGCGACCACAAGGTCCCCTTCATCATCGGTGTGGCCGGGTCGGTCGCGGTGGGCAAGTCGACCACCGCGCGTATCCTGCAGGCGCTCCTGCAGCGCTGGCCGGCCAGCCCCAAGGTGGATCTGGTCACCACGGACGGCTTCCTGCATCCCAATGCGGAGCTGGAAAAGCGCGGCATCATGGCGCGCAAGGGTTTTCCCGAAAGCTATGATCGCGCCCGCTTCGTGCAGTTTCTGGCCGATATCAAATCGGGCAAGACCAACGTCAAGGTGCCGGTCTATTCCCACATGGTCTACGACGTGGTGCCCGATAGCGAAGTCACCATCGAGCAGCCCGATATCCTGATCGTTGAGGGGCTCAACATCCTGCAGCCCGGCGAATTGCCCAAGAACGGCGCGCCGATCCTGTTCGCTTCGGACTTCATCGATTTCTCGATCTATATCGACGCCGAAGTCGATGATCTTGAGGCCTGGTTCATGGAGCGCTTCTTCCGCCTGCGCGAGACCGCCTTCAAGGACCCAACCTCGTTCTTCCGCCGCTTTGCCGAAATGAGCGAAGAAGAAGCTGGCGAATTTGGCCGCATGGTGTGGCGCACCATCAACCTGCCCAACCTGCTCGACAATGTGCTGCCCACGCGCGGCCGTGCCGATCTCATCCTCAAAAAGGGCAAGAGCCACCACATCGAGGACGTCAAGCTGCGCCGGGTCTAA
- a CDS encoding VOC family protein, producing MTITNALAGIAVDDITEALDFYERLFGRAPDARPISDVAEWKLPGGGWVQILADSDKAGASTLTLIVDDLAEELGRLSLQGLKPVAKSMGDFFKTAKFRDSDGNQIIFSQPQHGTY from the coding sequence TTGACTATCACCAACGCGCTGGCCGGTATCGCGGTGGACGACATCACCGAGGCGCTCGATTTCTATGAACGGCTGTTTGGGCGGGCGCCAGATGCGCGGCCGATCAGCGATGTTGCGGAGTGGAAACTGCCCGGTGGTGGCTGGGTGCAGATCCTGGCGGACAGCGACAAGGCGGGGGCGTCAACGCTGACGCTGATCGTTGATGATCTGGCCGAGGAGCTGGGCCGGCTAAGCCTGCAGGGGCTCAAGCCGGTCGCCAAATCGATGGGCGATTTCTTCAAGACCGCCAAGTTCCGCGACAGCGACGGCAATCAGATCATCTTCAGCCAGCCCCAGCACGGGACCTATTAG